A single window of Rana temporaria chromosome 1, aRanTem1.1, whole genome shotgun sequence DNA harbors:
- the NKX6-1 gene encoding homeobox protein Nkx-6.1, which produces MLALGQMDGTRQSAFLLSSPPLAALHSMAEMKTPLYPAYALQGQPCSSSASSSSPSSSLSSSPSPPLGSPTQGSLKHLSSSPGGLSSLGTPPPHISIATPHGIQDILSRPIMHCLPSLAGATLTPSTSVSQATVASTSSTAGLLAGLPRFSSLSPPPPPHPGLYFSPSAVAVARYPKPLSELQGRTPIFWPGMMQSPPWRDARLACGPHQGSVLLDKDGKRKHTRPTFSGQQIFALEKTFEQTKYLAGPERARLAYSLGMTESQVKVWFQNRRTKWRKKHAAEMATAKKKQDTETERLKGASENEDEDDDYNKPLDPNSDDEKITQLLKKHKSNSSLLHQQSENDSSS; this is translated from the exons ATGTTAGCTCTAGGGCAGATGGATGGCACCAGGCAGAGCGCTTTCCTCCTCAGCAGCCCTCCCTTGGCAGCTCTACATAGCATGGCAGAGATGAAGACTCCTCTGTACCCAGCCTATGCTCTGCAAGGACAGCCctgttcttcctctgcttcctCCTCATCCCCGTCTTCTTCTTtatcctcctcaccttctcctccACTGGGATCGCCAACTCAGGGCTCCCTCAAGCATTTATCCTCCTCACCAGGAGGCCTGTCCTCTCTGGGCACCCCACCACCCCATATCTCAATAGCTACCCCCCATGGAATCCAGGACATCCTGAGCCGCCCAATCATGCACTGTCTGCCCTCTCTAGCAGGGGCAACCCTGACCCCCAGCACTTCTGTTTCCCAAGCTACTGTGGCCTCTACCTCCTCTACTGCTGGCCTCCTGGCAGGGCTACCCCGCTTTAGCAGCCTAAGCCCTCCTCCACCACCCCATCCTGGACTTTACTTCAGCCCCAGTGCAGTCGCTGTGGCCCGTTACCCCAAACCTCTGTCTGAACTGCAAGGCAGGACCCCAATCTTCTGGCCGGGGATGATGCAGAGCCCACCATGGAGAGATGCCAGGCTGGCATGTGGACCCC ATCAAGGTTCGGTGCTGCTGGATAAGGATGGCAAAAGAAAACACACGAGGCCCACATTTTCCGGCCAGCAGATTTTCGCCCTGGAAAAGACTTTTGAGCAGACGAAATACTTAGCTGGACCAGAGAGGGCCAGGCTGGCATATTCCCTGGGCATGACAGAGAGTCAGGTCAAG GTATGGTTCCAGAACAGGAGGACCAAGTGGCGCAAGAAGCACGCAGCAGAGATGGCCACAGCCAAGAAGAAGCAGGACACCGAGACCGAGAGGCTGAAAGGAGCTTCAGAAAACGAGGATGAGGATGACGACTACAACAAGCCCCTTGATCCTAACTCAGACGACGAGAAGATCACCCAGCTCCTGAAGAAACACAAGTCAAACAGCTCATTGCTCCATCAACAGTCAGAGAATGACAGCTCATCTTAG